The genomic DNA GACAAAACCCCTGACAGGTGACTCTTGAGGGGTAACTCGAAACCATGCCTTTAGTCTCCTCACACAAACTGTTAGTATTCCAGCACCTTTCACAGGacacaaaggtaaaaaaaaaaaaaaaacacaactaaagcTGTCGGTGGTATCTGTTACTCAACTGTATATGTTACTCTGTGTGATGATGATAAGAGTGGAGGgtgcgttaaaaaaaaaaaaacagttgaaaatcAAGATGTGCTGTGTGTAGTGCATGTGTGCaagggagcgagagaggaaagagattTGAGGACAGAAAAGATGAGATGTGTGATATGAGATAATAGAATGATATTCAAAATGTATCCCTGGAGCTAGAAGTTAAAAGAGAACATATTTTGATCGCTTATGGATATGTAAGCCAGCACACCAATATGCCCAAACTTTACTTCATACTGCTGCAGAGCCCTGAAGGGCATAAGTGGAGGCGGGCCAATCCCGCTATACACAaatagtgtatgtgtgtaactgtCTACATGTGACAAGCAGAAAAGGGACAGTGTTGAGAGCGTAGCCTTTTATGACCCAACACACTTTGACAGCTTGGCCATCGCTTGAGGACACAAGCAATGTTGCTTTTTCATCTGACAATTTTAAGCAAAACAACTCTCCCTCGATGGTATCAATTGTTCAGAAAGcctttgtggttgtgtgttaaagcgcagagacaaaaacatgtcagtggCCCGCAGATTCTGCTCACTGTTAGCTAGGAGGAGTCGTACTGTCAATCTGTAGGACAAAAAGTGAGATGAAAGTGTAAGTGATATGATGGGAACACTGTTTTTATGCAACACTGCACTCTGCTGGTAGAAGGTGATAACACCTTGAGTAATTCAGCTGCAGTAGTGAGGCAGTCTTAACAGAAGACTAATGTAACCTTAGTTCTCCAGGGATGCAaatgtctgtgtgcttttaCCCTTGAAGCAGTTGCCTTATTTAGACCTAAGGACATTCTGCACTGACAAATTTTAAACATCCCAGGAGGGGCATACTTTGAAATATGGCCACAGGGTGGCACATTAGAATGACAAAAATGGAGATCCTCAAAGTGAAATCTGCCTGTGACTTGGAAATCAGCTAGAGAGAAGAGTAATGGATATTGTTAGAAGAGGGCCAGACTATTGGTGTTAGATACAACCAAATCCTGAAAGCAGATGTGAACACAtgcaatatttttttcccagtgaTTGTTCTATATTAACTACAACGTGAGAACACACTTTGCCTAAAGTGTATGTGCATGACAGatcaagagaaaaagagatgtgggcactgttttttaaaaaaagaaaagaaaatctgttgtgtgttcacattaatacagtgttttctgtgtgtgtgtgcaattggCCTgtaagctctgtgtgtgtgtgcatacaaacAATGCACTCAGTCGACAGCCCGCAGCAGTGAGCATTCTTGCTTGGAGAGTACATGTCCTCGGGCCTCGTTCCTCCGTCGATGACCTCTGGTGAAGCcattattttctgcattaatgATGAGCAGCAGCCAGCGATGAGAGAGATGGACTTTGTCCTGAGGCACAGTAGCGCTGATTATGGGCAACAACAatgcaggcaaaaaaaaaagagaaagaaaactctTCCCACAAGCAGTTCAAAAGACTAGGAGTCTTAGCAGCAGCACCGAATAAGCTGCTCTAGCTCTATTGACAAGATGGATCAGATAACCTCAGTAGCTAGAGGATTACCCagaataaactttattaaagTTCACCtatagcttgttttgtcatcCAGTGGATTCAGCACCTCTGTCTGCAACCTGATCATCAAGCACAGTAATCTTAGCCATTTCATCCATACGCTAATTGCCACACACTAATGTATTGTGAGTCAtgagtcataaaaaaaacatttttattgccCCCTTAGGATTTAATGGCATTACGTATGGGACGTAATATCAGAGACTTAATTGATCCTCTGACATCAGCCCAAACACCAACCTATAAGACTCACAAACAAGACAAATTGCAGACAAAGTGCAATTGCTCTAGTCAAGGCAGCCAGGGCACCCACTCAGGAAATCCTGGCTTGGGGAGATGACTCTAAATGAAGGACTTTACCATTCACTATTATGTCTTTGGTGAGAGTCAGAGGGAACCCCCGGGGCTCTTCAGCACAGCACGGCACAACTTTTCAAAGGGCTCCAGATTAAAGTCACTGAAAGTTCCCACTGGGGTCTGAGGCCAGGATCCCATTAAGCAGCCCTACCACACCGCCGGCCATAATTGTGTCGTTGAGAATTCAGAGCAGCGGTTGCTTGATAAGCGAATTTAgggtgaaataaaaaaggagaagcAAAAAGGGGGTCTCGCTGGGCCACCATTAGACACTTTATTCGCTCATCactaatttgttttaaatgactgaGGGAAAGGTGAGCACTTTATAAAGCAATCGGAtacattcttctttttctttttttcatttcctggtCTGTGTGACAGAATGCTGATAAATGAAAACCATTGCACTTTATAGCCACACACTATACTGCCGCTAGTGGTGTTTTAAACTGTAGTTATCTTTATCGCAGTACTAGCTTTGCAGTAGGATAATCAATaaaggcaggggggggggggggggcacatagGAACccattcatctgctgtttttttagTCCCTCTACTCTCTTCTTTAAGACCCGTCAGTGCATCACTAGTAAAGACAATATTACTCAGTCTTATACGTAGACACATCTAGTAAAGCCACTTGGTATAACTGTGTTTAAGACTAGTTTAATAAATAACGTAGAAACATGTTACAAACAAGTCAGCTTTTATTGAGTATTTCGTTTCATTATGTTTCTGAATGTTGCAAACGgtttatttcaacatttgagATTCATCACCATCACAGCTGTTTGGTGAATGATATAAAAACCATCCTGTAAGTAGTTTAAGATCTAAACCCTAACTTGAGATCTATGTATGTGCTTTTAAACATCAGTCAACTCAATAGCTGAAATTGATATTCTTTGCAAATGGTACAGTATCATTCAGAAACAGATCAACAGATCTCAAGTTATGCTTTAGCtctttacaatgaaataaatgaggGAAGTAAAATGTACTAATATTTGCAACCCAAATATGCTATTGTCATCCAAGTGCAATAAAGAAAAACTCTGTTAACTGCTTCAAGTGgactttttctgcttcttcttctctgcctcttcctctttttccttctcaaTCTCAGCCACCAGGGTCTCAATTTCCTTGGATTCCAAAATCTGCAAACAGCCAAGAAAGGCAATTATTAGCCTTTcaacaaaagttaaaaaaacaaacaaaaaaacaaataaaaaacagcacaaaagcCAAAATTTTCAGCATGTCACCTTCAGTGGCTGATTCCGTCTGATAACAGCAAGTTCAATGTTCTTCCCCCCTGACTGGACAACCtgtgaagaaataaatactTAGTAACAAATCCAAGCACATATCAGCATATATTATATACTGCAGCCTCAGACTCAGGTTCATGCTGAGAGGCTGTGAGACAAAGTTTTTGTGGGTATTTAAATGCAATTAAATACAGCAAGAAAGTCACTGACTACTGTGATTAACAGTTGATTGACAGTTTTTACTGAATGGAACAATACACACGTACGTTTTTGCCTGTGCTAGAGCAGGTTCAGCAGAACACAACAAGCAACatcatacacaaaaacaattatGGCGACTTTATGGTTTACATCTGGCAGCAGTAGGTGCTCTTTGATAAATTCACTCTGTGGTAGATGTAAATACTTTTGACATACCAAATTTCTCCAGCCAATTTTgcacatttattatttgtgaCATGCTCTATGTAAAAAGGtctttaaaagaaatatttgtaTGACAGTGTGGTAATCCTATTGTGAAGCAGTTTAGTATTTATTGAACTTCAATATATGCAGCTAATCACAGtgtgtaaattcaattaagTCAATGCAAAGACTAAATATGACCTTACCTCAAGCAAAGCTTTGATAGCCAACTTGATTGCCTCATTGTCTCCAGTAATGGCTTCATCTGTGTAATTCTTCTCCAGGAACTCCCTCACAGTTTTTGCGCTGCGGCCGATTGCATTtgcctgattttttttcaagaatAACGTAAAATTGAATTATTAATCAATTTCTTACTGGCAGGGTACTTGTACAagtgtaacaaaaaaaacaaagtcatgtTCAAAGAGCAAACTCACTGACCTTCCAGGCATGGTAGGTTCCTGACGGGTCTGTCTGATACAGCCTGGGAGTTCCATCGTAGTCAAAGCCAACAATTAACGCAGAGATCCCAAATGGCCTACGGCCATTGCTTTGAGTGTAGCGCTACAAATATGACCAATATACAGAGTGATGTGACTGGTCATTCTTACAAGACtttattagaaataaaataGCATATAGTTCCAGTTTTTCTGAACTATTACTATAGCACAAAAACTCAAAGTGTAAGCTATCTTGTGTTTGTGCCCACTGAATGTGAAATCTTACAGATGCATTTAGTGAATTAATAGAGAATAATAAATTAATGGTAAGAAGGTTAAGTACCTGTTTCAGTGTAGCTATGTATCGTGTGATGTATTCCACTGTGACTGGGTCCTCAACAGTTAGCCGGTGGCTCTGGCACTCCACCCGAGCTCTATTTATCACGATACGGGCATCTGCTGTCAGACCTTTAAAGCATTGAAAGAGGTTAAGTGTCCATACAACATACAGGTATAATACAACAGGAAATGTGACAAAAGGCTAATATATGGTATAGATATCTGCAATTACATAGTGTTTGTGACAATTGATCTTAGTCTACTGTGCCAATTTTACATACAGGATGTAATATTCAGTTATTGAAAAAGTTTTGTTGATTGAGGTACCTGCAAATGCCATGCAGACATGCTCGTCCAGGGCACAGATCTTGCGGACAGTCCTTTCCTCCTGCAACTTTGCTACAGACTTCTTCTCAACACCAAGGACGACAATGTCTTTACCTCTGATTCCCAcctgtacagaaaaaaaaaattacattacattattaacaTTGGAAACACAGAACACATCAATCCCAGGGGCTGGCAATTGTAAGTATTGAGTAGTAAAGAGCACATGTCCTGAGGACCTGTTTCAATAAGGTTGTCTCTGGATAACTTTAAGTAAAGTTCAGTACAGGTCTTTTTACTTTAGTTCATCTTTGTTTACTGAGGGGGTTCTGGGGTCCCCAGTGTCAACATCAAATTGATCAGATGAGCAGTAAAGGACTACAGTATTCAGGACAGCATAGTTTGTGAAAATTATATACTTATTTAGTGTAGTTTATTAATTTAAAACGTGCAATTATGCCACACGAAAGTACTTCGGGCTTGAAGTAACTTTGAAGGTATTTTGATGGTCTAGGTGCACATTCAACACACTTAGCGTTACCAGACTCGGGTCAGAGCCTTATGTCTAAGTTCATTGAACAAAATTGGTCTGCCATTAACCAGATTACTCCCAAACAATTGCTCTTAAAGTTACAGGtcagtcattacatttttaGGGGGTTTGAAAGGTTAACGGTAAATAACGCAGGTTTTGATGGACTTGCAATCCTAAAATCCTTCACAAGCTACCAAATTACAGTTACTGCTACACATGTTATCGGTAACCAAGGTAGAAGTGCAAATGCGGTTAACCTTACGTCTTTCTACTATATTAATGTTTTGCTcaattgaggaaaaaaattcAACTGTGCTAGCCACGTAAAAATCTAATATTGTGCCCGCGAATTAGCGTCAGTTGGCACTATCCCATTGAAACTGAAACTATTGTGAGAGTGACACAGCGACAAAATGCTTGCTAGTGATACTCTGTTTTCAGTAACTGTTATACTTATTGAATTACATGTTGATGTTACAGGTTAGTAGGCCAACAAGGTTGtaaacaaaatcacaacacTTTAACAACACCTGAAAGAAACAGATAGTGTTAAACAACACAATTAGCAAAATACACGAGCTCGTCGCTAGTTTAGCTGGTTGGCTAACTGACGTTTGCTAACGCTAGCTTAGACATTAGCTAGTTTCATTTTAGGACTTACCGCTGTAGAACCTTTCTTTACAGCTTCTTGTGCATACTCCACTTGAAAGAGGTGGCCATCAGGAGAAAAGACAGTAATAGCTCTGTCATATCTTGCCGCCATTGCACTGCAATACAGGTACGATCACAAGAAAACGGGGGACTTCAACCAAAATGATTCAGCTAGTTAGCCACAACACGCTAAGCCTGTGAAGTTGCTCTATGTTGATTACAGCGCCTGCGCAAGATCTCTGAACTGGGGCGATACCAAAACTAGGGTCCGCCAGAGGAAAGTTGTAATTAAAATTTGATGTGTAAATGCTCCGcgaaacaaatattttatttgaaatttaCATGACAAAAAAACTTCAAGTTTAATATTCAAATACCaatatcaaatataatttaCTAATTTCATTTAGTGATGGTTGGGCAATGTGCAATGGGGGTGAACTTAAACACTTACAACTAGGACTAATAAATCAGCAAATAGTGGCTAAAACtgcattattgttattattattattattattattattattattattattatcaataaacattttctaaaaatatattaaagctCTGTGTTTCCCCTTTTTTGTTGAGCAGTCCATTTCCCGTGGCATTTTGGACTAGATCTAGACTGTTCCactatattaaaaaaaataggtgAAACTGTAATTCAATAAAGCCAAAATGTGAGTTCTTTCAACTGTGTAATTGAATCTGTTGAAATGttctaatatatatatttacattaatttGAACACAGTGTATCGCCGTGTAATctaaataaacaataatcaTCAGCTATGTTTCCAAATGTGTTGTATCCCCCCTAAAACGGACCACTGCATTTCGAAATTGCATCCTATTCTGAACTGTGTGATCTGAGTTCTACCGATTTGTTAAGTGTGTTAGCTTCTTTTGACTTTTATGCTCTAGTTCAATTTAATTCCATAGAGTATCACCATGTCGGTGGCGTTTGCACCTCACAGGCAACGTGGAAAGGGTGATATAACACCCGCTGGAATACAAAAGGTAATTCATCTTTTTAGCGCGTCTCAGAATGGAGGCTATGGCATCAGACGCGGCTAGCCGTTGAGCTAATCAATGTAGCAGTGCCCATCCAAGTCCAACTGTGAATAGATCGGGAACAATATTGCAGGGTCAAAGCGCGGTGAATATGAACCTCTCTGGAGTCAGGACGCCATATGTAGACGATGGGTTTTAGGTCGATTTACATGACTAACGTATAATTTGTACTTCATATGAATGGAGGCCTGCCGTTTTGTTAGCCAAGGGCAGCTAGCTAGCAAGACGCGTCTTTTGTTACGCgctcacatttcacaaaacgCCCCCCATCCTTCTCGTTGTTTTCAAATTACTGCAGAATAAGCATCAGTAAGCAAACGACCAACCATACCAAATCACCAAGTATCGCTTATTTTAAATTTTGTGTTATCAGACGTAACATAAACACGTGATATAAATCTCTGCATTCACTTTTGCAGTTACTTGACGAAAACAACCAGCTGATCCAGTGTATAATGGACTTCCAGAGTAAAGGCAAAACAGCAGAATGTTCACAGTAAGTCATGAAAATCCCTTCTTGCCTGCGTGTTACAGTAATTTTAAATTGGCATTAACTCAAAATCTGTATTGATGACTCTCCACCTGCCCAGGTATCAACAGATGCTGCACAGAAATTTAGTGTACCTGGCCACGATAGCAGACTCCAATCAGAACATGCagtctctcctccctgctgtgAGTATTGGTCCTTGTTGATTGTTTTGAGTGAGTGAATTGTATTTAACAATGTGACTTCTCTGCCATCATAACTTTATGTTGAGCTCTTGTAGTTCATGTCCAGTACAAGTGGCTTGGGTATTGGTGCAGGTAAATTTCTGAAATCATCTGAAATaaggaaacatgttttgttttttttaaagtaaggACTCAGATCAATATTACATTAACTCAAAAACTGTCATGTTACACTAATAGACCGTCTGACGTGTCATTTTAAGTGTGTAATTTCCCACATCAAATAATATGTAAAGTCagtttgatgtttgatttttccttttttatgttAAGTCCAGTCTAACTTCACTCTTGTATCAACGGGGAACTCCACTAGTTTTAACACATTCATATCAGTTTGCTTGTGTGCTAGTCAGCCCATGGAAGCAATCATATAATGTCTACTGTGGTCCTCAAGTGAGCTTTCCAAAGTCTGAAGAAATAACCTCACTGATGTCACCAAGTCTATGGTAAATGTAGAATCCAGCATTTTTGCTTAACCCATACAAGGgttaaaagtcaggatatcttggctTCTGCTGCACCAATgtgaccattcttttttttttttttttttttttttgaatatcttttgcaagtcccccaactttatggatgtTTAATACAAATGCACTGGAGCACTTCTTTAAAGTATCAGTGTTACCTATTGACCTATAGTAGATTTTCTTTATAGATGCACCACCAGTGTGAACTTGTTCTGTGCACTTAAGTTTGTACAAGGTACATATTTGGGTTTGCATAGAagcccacttttttttttagaattatCACCATATCATTTCATATCATATCGTATGTAAAGCTGAAGTAGATCAGATTGAAGTTACTATTAAGTAAGTAATAGTGGTATGTTTTCAATTTGTTagatctttgtgtttttggctgaCTGTGTCTTTATTGAGGAGTTTATCTGGTAATTATGTGactgtactgtgtactgtgtaaaTACTTAGTTTCCCTTTTAAGTATACAGTATCTTTTAAAAATAGTGTCATCATTGATTGATTAAGGTACACTCAGATCACAGTTGCACTTGATTTTATGTTATGTACAGAGATCTTGGCTTTTATctgctgagtttttttttttcttttgagtggCTCAGACTCAGATGTGTTTCTAGCcagctgatgtgtgtttttgtgtctgtgttgtgcgCCTGCAGCCGCCCACTCAAAACATGCCCATGGGCCCTGGTGGGATGAACCAAAGTGGACCCCCCCCTCAGCCTCCTCACGGTCACAACATGGCCTCTGAGGGTATGGTCAGCGGTGGCCCTCCAGCCCCACACATGCAGAACCAGATGAATGGACAGATGCCCGGTAAGTGCCCCCCCCATCTTCCCTCCCTcgtccttttctctcttttctttccccttcttTTCCCTCAGTCCCTGTCTCACTTGGGTTGCCTAGCAACACCACAGAACTGTGAGGGAGGTCGCTCTGCTGAAGGATGATGTCACCCATTTGCCAGCTCTGGTGGTCTTAGACTTGTGCTCCGTTTTGATTATGATTATCCTCTCCTCTTTAAGTATCATggtttgtttcagtgtgtgctttgtttatttttttgtttgcaaatgtatatattttattaaaaaaacatagatAGCTTGAGATACTTTTATTAAGGCACTGATCACTTATATATAATTGATGATGTATATGTAATCATTGATGTGATGattatatagacacacacaaagaaaatgataaaaactcttaatgaaagaaatcaaaacCAACAGGTTCGATCACCCTTTGTTTTGAACCTAGACTCTGGAATCGCTAAAAGACCTGAGGAGCCTGTCCGGACAGTACGGTGTGAGGAGCTCAGT from Enoplosus armatus isolate fEnoArm2 chromosome 14, fEnoArm2.hap1, whole genome shotgun sequence includes the following:
- the psma8 gene encoding proteasome subunit alpha-type 8 isoform X3 — translated: MAARYDRAITVFSPDGHLFQVEYAQEAVKKGSTAVGIRGLTADARIVINRARVECQSHRLTVEDPVTVEYITRYIATLKQRYTQSNGRRPFGISALIVGFDYDGTPRLYQTDPSGTYHAWKANAIGRSAKTVREFLEKNYTDEAITGDNEAIKLAIKALLEVVQSGGKNIELAVIRRNQPLKILESKEIETLVAEIEKEKEEEAEKKKQKKST
- the psma8 gene encoding proteasome subunit alpha-type 8 isoform X2; translated protein: MAARYDRAITVFSPDGHLFQVEYAQEAVKKGSTAVGIRGKDIVVLGVEKKSVAKLQEERTVRKICALDEHVCMAFAVFQCFKGLTADARIVINRARVECQSHRLTVEDPVTVEYITRYIATLKQRYTQSNGRRPFGISALIVGFDYDGTPRLYQTDPSGTYHAWKANAIGRSAKTVREFLEKNYTDEAITGDNEAIKLAIKALLEVVQSGGKNIELAVIRRNQPLKILESKEIETLVAEIEKEKEEEAEKKKQKKST
- the psma8 gene encoding proteasome subunit alpha-type 8 isoform X1; protein product: MAARYDRAITVFSPDGHLFQVEYAQEAVKKGSTAVGIRGKDIVVLGVEKKSVAKLQEERTVRKICALDEHVCMAFAGLTADARIVINRARVECQSHRLTVEDPVTVEYITRYIATLKQRYTQSNGRRPFGISALIVGFDYDGTPRLYQTDPSGTYHAWKANAIGRSAKTVREFLEKNYTDEAITGDNEAIKLAIKALLEVVQSGGKNIELAVIRRNQPLKILESKEIETLVAEIEKEKEEEAEKKKQKKST